From the genome of Carassius gibelio isolate Cgi1373 ecotype wild population from Czech Republic chromosome A16, carGib1.2-hapl.c, whole genome shotgun sequence, one region includes:
- the LOC128030417 gene encoding thioredoxin-interacting protein-like, which produces MGVLTKKPKAFEVQFSDPNKSAYSGGDKVAGRVIVEVAEVVHISAVKLFGIGCAKVDYKKGKMHCREEIEYMKYEEVLHLDHQPTDADGPITLRPGNRYEFMFGFELPPAGCLVSSYVGKFGSVQYYVKAVIEKSSQPYAECKQYFEVVEPIDVNTQELTDPVTGAKHKKVTCMFIPDGSVSVSARIGRKGYCEGEDICIDAQFENSCSRIVVPKAAIIAKHIYRANGRTKEFHKKLISVRGNHIISGMCDVWRGRVLPVPKLKPTILGCDIIHVDYCLRIYLHIPGSEKLLLDLPLVIGTIPYNGMNSRTSSMSSQDNNNTSSTCASLPSCPPSYSEISQDNRMDSSFIPLLDDYDEDDSPIFMRSSEHHLPPSPPSYTEQN; this is translated from the exons ATGGGTGTACTAACAAAGAAACCCAAGGCCTTCGAGGTTCAGTTTAGTGACCCGAACAAGAGCGCGTACAGCGGCGGAGATAAAGTGGCCGGGCGGGTGATAGTGGAGGTGGCCGAGGTGGTGCACATCTCCGCAGTTAAACTGTTCGGAATCGGATGCGCTAAAGTCGATTATAAAAAAGGGAAGATGCACTGCAGGGAGGAGATTGAGTACATGAAATATGAAGAAGTTCTTCACCTCGATCATCAGCCAACAG ATGCAGATGGACCCATCACTCTCAGGCCTGGAAACAGATACGAGTTCATGTTCGGGTTCGAACTTCCACCGGCAGG GTGCCTTGTTTCCTCCTATGTGGGAAAGTTTGGCTCAGTCCAATACTACGTGAAGGCAGTCATAGAGAAATCCAGCCAGCCATATGCGGAATGTAAGCAGTATTTTGAGGTGGTGGAACCCATTGATGTCAACACCCAAGAGCTCACG GATCCAGTTACAGGAGCAAAACACAAGAAAGTCACCTGCATGTTTATTCCCGATGGCAGTGTTTCCGTGTCCGCTCGCATAGGCCGGAAGGGTTACTGTGAAGGAGAAGACATTTGCATCGATGCTCAATTTGAGAACTCTTGTTCTCGGATTGTCGTTCCTAAAGCCGCCATCATAGCTAAGCACATTTACCGGGCGAACGGCCGCACCAAAGAGTTTCACAAGAAACTAATTTCTGTCAGAGGAAACCACATCATCTCCGGCATGTGTGATGTGTGGCGGGGGAGAGTACTTCCTGTGCCAAAGCTGAAGCCAACTATCCTTGGCTGTGACATTATCCATGTTGACTATTGTCTAAGG ATCTACTTGCATATCCCAGGAAGTGAGAAGCTCCTCCTAGATCTTCCTCTGGTCATCGGGACGATCCCCTACAATGGCATGAACAGTCGCACCAGTAGCATGAGCAGCCAGGACAACAATAATACCTCCAGCACCTGCGCGTCACTCCCATCCTGTCCACCCAGCTATAGCGAGATCTCCCAGGACAATCGCATGGATAGTTCCTTCATTCCCCTCCTAGATGATTATGATGAGGATGACAGTCCTATATTCATGCGCAGTAGCGAGCATCATCTCCCCCCATCTCCCCCGTCATACACTGAG CAAAACTAA
- the LOC128030186 gene encoding thrombospondin-3a, translated as MDQTGSGFVQGGPVKLKYRTVPLTPAVKSSEGAVEYLKVALGGTVAQAGALTDCPFQGDSSSYNIVNGEVNSILGEHTKALIGQLIIFNQILGELREDIREQVKEMSVIRNAILECQMCGFYEPRSRCQPNPCFKGVACMDTFDFPGYRCGPCPEGMTGNGTHCQDIDECAEAQPCYTPGACVNTAKGFTCEPCPPGLWGPPLSGFGAEYAKSHRQECSDIDECLDLANTCTPNSFCINTIGSYRWGQYKVGYVGNQTTGCFPRKSCATLSFNPCDTNAHCVIERNGDLTCAVCLLSYQYNMRPNQTRCVKI; from the exons ATGGACCAAACTGGTTCTGGTTTTGTTCAGGGG GGTCCAGTTAAGCTCAAGTACAGAACTGTTCCCCTCACACCTGCTGTTAAAAGCTCAgag GGTGCAGTGGAGTATCTTAAAGTGGCACTAGGGGGCACGGTTGCCCAGGCTGGGGCTCTTACCGACTGCCCCTTTCAGGGAGACTCCTCTTCATATAACATAG TGAACGGTGAGGTTAATTCTATTCTAG GTGAGCACACTAAAGCTCTGATTGGGCAGTTGATCATCTTTAACCAGATCTTGGGAGAGCTGAGAGAGGACATCAGAGAACAG GTGAAAGAAATGTCTGTCATCAGGAATGCTATTCTGGAGTGCCAGATGTGTG GATTTTATGAGCCACGTTCACGCTGTCAGCCCAACCCCTGCTTTAAGGGCGTGGCCTGTATGGACACATTTGATTTCCCAGGGTACCGCTGTGGCCCCTGTCCGGAGGGTATGACGGGGAACGGCACACACTGTCAGGATATAGATGAG TGTGCAGAGGCTCAGCCGTGTTACACACCAGGCGCATGTGTCAACACAGCAAAAGGGTTTACCTGTGAGCCTTGCCCACCTGGACTGTGGGGTCCTCCTCTCTCTGGATTCGGTGCGGAATATGCTAAGAGTCACCGTCAG GAATGCTCTGATATTGATGAATGTCTTGATTTGGCCAACACCTGCACACCCAACTCCTTCTGCATCAACACCATT GGATCATATCGATGGGGTCAGTACAAGGTTGGATATGTTGGGAATCAGACAACTGGATGTTTCCCTCGGAAATCGTGCGCTACTCTCAGTTTCAACCCCTGTGACACTAACGCTCACTGTGTCATTGAGCGGAACGGCGACCTTACCTGCGCTGTATGTCTCCTCAGTTACCAGTATAACATGCGTCCCAACCAGACAAGATGTGTAAAGATTTAA
- the LOC128030421 gene encoding metaxin-1, with product MLKMAAPSELFCWKAGLGLPSVNTDCLIVLAYARFAGAPLKIHKISNPWRSPTGSLPALRTKDEGSCSQPSQIIIQLRKQKYNADYDLSAKEGADTLAFISLLEERLLPALIYALWIDPKNYVEVTRRWHGENMSFPLNFFLPGCMQNRQLERLRLIRGNSSLEAGEEAEKELYHDALECLNLLSQRLGSNKFFFGDSPSSLDAYVFGHLAPLIKIRLPNCRLQQNLKNLDNLNTFCCNILSLYFPSESKEGVSRPMSSTQQGNEFDNEPYKRRKQLLSVLVAVAAMLSYALLTGIVAIEHMQEEEHVSPASLRGSSQDEEEEE from the exons ATGCTAAAGATGGCGGCACCCAGTGAGCTGTTTTGCTGGAAGGCTGGTTTGGGTTTACCGTCAGTAAATACGGACTGTCTCATCGTGCTG GCTTATGCTCGCTTTGCTGGAGCTCCACTCAAAATTCACAAGATTTCTAACCCCTGGAGAAGCCCCACAG GTTCACTTCCTGCTCTCAGGACCAAAGATGAAGGCAGCTGCTCCCAACCCAGTCAGATCATCATTCAGTTGAGGAAACAG AAATACAATGCAGACTATGATCTCTCGGCCAAGGAGGGCGCAGACACTCTGGCCTTCATCTCGTTACTGGAGGAGCGACTGTTACCTGCACTG ATCTACGCTTTATGGATCGATCCTAAGAACTACGTGGAGGTGACGCGCCGCTGGCATGGAGAGAATATGTCCTTCCCACTCAACTTCTTTCTGCCCGGCTGCATGCAAAACAGGCAGCTTGAGCGACTCCGCCTGATCCGGGGAAACAGTTCACTGGAGGCGGGAGAAGAGGCTGAGAAGGAG CTTTACCATGATGCTCTGGAGTGCCTAAATCTTCTTTCTCAGCGACTGGGATCGAACAAATTTTTCTTTGGAGATTC gccCTCTTCTCTAGACGCGTATGTGTTTGGTCATCTAGCTCCGCTTATTAAAATCCGGCTGCCTAACTGCCGCCTGCAGCAGAACTTGAAGAATCTGGACAACTTGAACACGTTTTGTTGCAACATCTTGAGCTTGTACTTCCCCAGCGAGAGTAAAG AGGGCGTCAGTCGTCCGATGTCCAGCACACAGCAGGGGAACGAATTTGACAACGAGCCATACAAGAGACGCAAGCAGCTGCTGTCAGTGCTGGTCGCTGTGGCAGCGATGTTGAGCTATGCTCTCCTCACCGGCATAGTAGCTATTGAGCATATGCAGGAGGAGGAGCATGTAAGCCCCGCCTCTCTCCGAGGCTCCTCCCAggacgaggaagaggaggagtga